In Glycine soja cultivar W05 chromosome 10, ASM419377v2, whole genome shotgun sequence, the genomic stretch ACCGGCAATTGCAATTTGTACGCTACTGGTTCAATCCGTTCTAGCACCTGGAAAGGCCCGTAAAAGCGTTTGGTCAATTTGGTATAGGTAGGGGCTAACGACGTTTGTCTGTAAGGGCGAAGCCGGACATATACCCAATCGCCTACAGCGAAGGAAACATCATGGTGATGCTTGTCTGCCGTAGTTTTCATGGCTTCCTGTGCTTTGCGTAAACGGTGTTGCAGGGCCACATGAATTTCAGTCCTGGTGGTTAGCAAAGAATCAACAGCATCAATAGAGGAGGTGCCCTGTAAGTATTGGACTAGTGTTGGCGGTGGTTTTCCATAAATTGCTTAGAAAGGCGAAACTCCGATGCCGGAATGTATGGTCGTGTTGTAAGTACTGCTCTAAAGTTCGGTTAAGTACTTCCGTTTGACCATTGTTTTGCGGATGGTAGGTGGTACTCATTCGAAGCTTTGTGGCGCTTAAACAGAATAGCTCGTGCCAGAAGCCACTGATAAAAATAGGATCTC encodes the following:
- the LOC114371607 gene encoding uncharacterized protein LOC114371607, encoding MVILVVVDRFSKGAHFGALPAHHTAYKVAVLFLDMVCKLHEFPQSLVSDRDPIFISGFWHELFCLSATKLRMSTTYHPQNNGQTEGTSSIDAVDSLLTTRTEIHVALQHRLRKAQEAMKTTADKHHHDVSFAVGDWVYVRLRPYRQTSLAPTYTKLTKRFYGPFQVLERIEPVAYKLQLPVSSRIHPVFHISLLKLHQEPLPPSPAELSRANFNNHSRALSQLR